The proteins below come from a single Falco peregrinus isolate bFalPer1 chromosome Z, bFalPer1.pri, whole genome shotgun sequence genomic window:
- the GRHPR gene encoding glyoxylate reductase/hydroxypyruvate reductase: MAVFVTRRIPAEGLRVLSQAGGCRVQQWDSEEPVPRAELLAGVAGKRGLLCLLSDRIDREVLEAAGPGLKVISTMSVGFDHLSLDEIKKRGIRVGYTPDVLTDATAELSVALLLAACRRLPEAAEQVKNGGWTTWKPLWMCGYGLSGSTVGIIGLGRIGQAVAHRLKPFGVKKFLYAGTCPKSECAAEFAAEFVPLTRLAEESDFVVVTCALTPATQGMCNKDFFGRMKKTSVFINTSRGAVVNQDDLYDALAHGQIAAAGLDVTTPEPLPTDHPLLSLKNCVILPHIGSATYATRSTMAVLAANNLLAGLRGEPMPHELLL; the protein is encoded by the exons ATGGCGGTGTTCGTGACGCGGCGGATCCCGGCCGAGGGGCTGCGGGTCCTGTCGCAGGCCGGCGG GTGCCGCGTCCAGCAGTGGGACTCGGAGGAGCCGGTGCCgcgggcagagctgctggccgGCGTGGCGGGGAAGCGcgggctgctctgcctcctctccGACCGCATCGACCGCGAGGTGCTGGAGGCCGCCG GACCTGGCCTGAAAGTCATCAGCACCATGTCCGTGGGCTTTGACCACCTCTCCCTGGACGAAATCAAGAAGCG agggatccGGGTGGGGTACACCCCCGACGTCCTGACCGATGCCACTGCAGAACTCTCCgtggctttgctgctggctgcGTGCCGCCGGCTGCCGGAGGCAGCGGAGCAGGTAAAGAA TGGTGGCTGGACAACGTGGAAGCCCTTATGGATGTGCGGCTATGGTCTGTCTGGTAGTACGGTGGGCATCATAGGTCTGGGGAGAATAG GACAGGCAGTTGCCCACCGCCTAAAGCCGTTTGGGGTCAAGAAGTTTTTGTACGCTGGCACTTGTCCGAAATCAGAGTGCGCTGCGGAGTTCGCAGCTGAGTTTG TCCCACTCACGAGGCTGGCCGAAGAGTCGGACTTCGTTGTGGTGACTTGTGCTTTGACTCCGGCCACCCAGGGAATGTGCAACAAGGACTTTTTTGGCAGAATGAAGAAGACCTCTGTGTTCATCAACACGAGCAG GGGGGCCGTGGTGAACCAGGATGACCTGTATGATGCGCTGGCCCATGGGCAGATTGCAGCAGCAGGCCTGGATGTCACGACACCGGAGCCACTGCCCACTGACCACCCCCTGCTCTCCCTCAAGAACTGTG tGATTCTGCCGCACATCGGGAGTGCCACGTATGCCACAAGAAGCAccatggcagtgctggcagccaaCAACCTGCTGGCCGGGCTGCGAGGGGAGCCCATGCCCCACGAGCTGCTGCTGTGA